GCCGAAAGCTTCTTCCGGCAACGCCAGCGCACCGGCAGCTATTCCTATACCGATAATGCCGGAGGAGGTTTGTTTCAGAAATTTGCGTCTGTTTTTGGGTGAATATGCCATGTACTATCTCCTTTCGTTATCCTGAAATTTTCAAATTCTCTGCAATACCTGTGGTGGAAATCCCGCCTTTCAGGTTTCCCGGCGGCAGACGGCGGCAGGTGATGAGTGTGCTTCCGTTTCTGGCGGCCAACAGCCGTTTTTCCTCGAGAATGGAATCGGTCGCGGGAACCACATAAAAATCCGGCTTGAGCAGATCCATGAGCCTCGCATGGTCTAAAAGCCCGGATTCTTCACTGATAGTCACATAGTCCACACACTCCAGCGCCGCAACCATGCGGGCGCGGAAACGCTCGTTGTTGATCGGACGATCCTTTCCTTT
The DNA window shown above is from Candidatus Latescibacter sp. and carries:
- a CDS encoding adenylyltransferase/cytidyltransferase family protein, with protein sequence MKTDKKIISYRDLQTVSEKTRKKGKTIVLTTGCYDILHLGHILHFNYCKMKGDVLLVSMGNDSTVKELKGKDRPINNERFRARMVAALECVDYVTISEESGLLDHARLMDLLKPDFYVVPATDSILEEKRLLAARNGSTLITCRRLPPGNLKGGISTTGIAENLKISG